In Pyrus communis chromosome 1, drPyrComm1.1, whole genome shotgun sequence, the following are encoded in one genomic region:
- the LOC137737352 gene encoding AP-4 complex subunit mu-like isoform X1, protein MISQFFVLSQRGDNIVFRDYRGEVPKGSAEIFFRKVKFWKDDGDGDAPPVFNVDGVNYFHVKDAGLLFVATTRVNLSPSLVLELLRRISRVVKDYLGVLSEESLRKNFVLVYELLDQIIDFGYVQTTSTELLKSYVFNEPVVVDPAQFLPLGSAGIFTAKRMPVTTIAKSVVANERGGRKREEIFVDIIEKMSVTFNSSGYILTSEIDGTIQLKSYLTGNPEIRLALNEEVSIGRGGGSAYDYGLGTGAVILDDCNFHESVHLDSFDVDRTLSLVPTDGEFPVMNYRITQEFKPPFRINSLIEEAGPLKAGVIIKVRADFPSSIIADKILVQIPLPPYTTRVSFELEPGAVGNTTDFKEANKRIEWGLKKIVGGSEHTLHAKLTFSQESHGNITKDAGPVSMTFTIPMFNSSRLQVKYLHITKKSKSYNPYRWVRYVTHSNSYVARL, encoded by the exons ATGATCTCTCAGTTCTTCGTTCTCTCGCAGAGAGGCGACAACATCGTCTTCCGCGACT ATCGCGGCGAAGTGCCGAAGGGAAGCGCAGAGATTTTCTTCCGGAAAGTGAAATTCTGGAAGGACGACGGCGACGGCGACGCGCCACCTGTCTTT AATGTGGACGGTGTAAATTACTTTCATGTGAAAGATGCTGGGTTGTTATTTGTTGCGACGACGAGAGTGAATCTGTCGCCTTCTCTTGTTTTGGAACTTTTGAGAAGGATTTCTAGAGTCGTTAAAGATTACCTCGGGGTCCTTAGCGAAGAATCGCTGCGAAAAAATTTCGTGCTTGTGTACGAGTTGCTGGACCAAATCATT GATTTCGGTTATGTGCAAACTACTTCGACTGAGCTTTTGAAGTCATATGTGTTCAATGAGCCGGTTGTGGTTGATCCTGCGCAGTTTCTGCCTCTGGGTTCTGCTGGAATTTTTACG GCTAAAAGAATGCCAGTAACTACAATCGCAAAATCTGTTGTTGCAAATGAGCGGGGAGgtagaaagagagaggaaattTTTGTGGACATAATTGAAAAAATGAGTGTTACATTCAATTCCAGT GGATATATACTTACTTCTGAGATTGATGGTACCATCCAATTGAAGAGTTATCTCACAGGCAATCCAGAAATTCGACTGGCTCTTAATGAGGAAGTGAGTATTGGAAGAGGTGGAGGGTCAGCCTATG ATTATGGTTTAGGAACAGGGGCTGTTATACTGGACGATTGTAATTTCCATGAATCTGTACATCTCGATAGTTTTGATGTTGACCGAACACTTTCATTG GTACCAACAGATGGTGAGTTTCCAGTCATGAATTACCGCATCACTCAGGAGTTCAAGCCTCCCTTTCGTATTAATTCGTTAATTGAAGAAGCAGGACCGCTTAAG GCTGGAGTGATTATTAAAGTGCGTGCTGATTTCCCTTCAAGCATTATTGCAGATAAAATCCTTGTGCAGATTCCACTGCCACCATATACCACTAG GGTTAGTTTTGAGTTGGAACCTGGAGCAGTTGGAAACACAACTGATTTTAAGGAAGCAAACAAAAGAATTGAATGGGGTTTAAAGAAG ATTGTTGGTGGATCTGAACATACATTACACGCAAAGCTGACATTTTCACAAGAATCGCATG GAAATATTACCAAAGATGCTGGACCTGTTAGCATGACCTTCACAATACCCatgttcaattcttcaaggctTCAG GTAAAATACTTGCATATAACAAAGAAGTCGAAGAGCTACAACCCATATCGATGGGTGAGATATGTTACACACTCAAATTCCTATGTCGCCCGGTTGTAA
- the LOC137737352 gene encoding AP-4 complex subunit mu-like isoform X2: MISQFFVLSQRGDNIVFRDYRGEVPKGSAEIFFRKVKFWKDDGDGDAPPVFDFGYVQTTSTELLKSYVFNEPVVVDPAQFLPLGSAGIFTAKRMPVTTIAKSVVANERGGRKREEIFVDIIEKMSVTFNSSGYILTSEIDGTIQLKSYLTGNPEIRLALNEEVSIGRGGGSAYDYGLGTGAVILDDCNFHESVHLDSFDVDRTLSLVPTDGEFPVMNYRITQEFKPPFRINSLIEEAGPLKAGVIIKVRADFPSSIIADKILVQIPLPPYTTRVSFELEPGAVGNTTDFKEANKRIEWGLKKIVGGSEHTLHAKLTFSQESHGNITKDAGPVSMTFTIPMFNSSRLQVKYLHITKKSKSYNPYRWVRYVTHSNSYVARL; the protein is encoded by the exons ATGATCTCTCAGTTCTTCGTTCTCTCGCAGAGAGGCGACAACATCGTCTTCCGCGACT ATCGCGGCGAAGTGCCGAAGGGAAGCGCAGAGATTTTCTTCCGGAAAGTGAAATTCTGGAAGGACGACGGCGACGGCGACGCGCCACCTGTCTTT GATTTCGGTTATGTGCAAACTACTTCGACTGAGCTTTTGAAGTCATATGTGTTCAATGAGCCGGTTGTGGTTGATCCTGCGCAGTTTCTGCCTCTGGGTTCTGCTGGAATTTTTACG GCTAAAAGAATGCCAGTAACTACAATCGCAAAATCTGTTGTTGCAAATGAGCGGGGAGgtagaaagagagaggaaattTTTGTGGACATAATTGAAAAAATGAGTGTTACATTCAATTCCAGT GGATATATACTTACTTCTGAGATTGATGGTACCATCCAATTGAAGAGTTATCTCACAGGCAATCCAGAAATTCGACTGGCTCTTAATGAGGAAGTGAGTATTGGAAGAGGTGGAGGGTCAGCCTATG ATTATGGTTTAGGAACAGGGGCTGTTATACTGGACGATTGTAATTTCCATGAATCTGTACATCTCGATAGTTTTGATGTTGACCGAACACTTTCATTG GTACCAACAGATGGTGAGTTTCCAGTCATGAATTACCGCATCACTCAGGAGTTCAAGCCTCCCTTTCGTATTAATTCGTTAATTGAAGAAGCAGGACCGCTTAAG GCTGGAGTGATTATTAAAGTGCGTGCTGATTTCCCTTCAAGCATTATTGCAGATAAAATCCTTGTGCAGATTCCACTGCCACCATATACCACTAG GGTTAGTTTTGAGTTGGAACCTGGAGCAGTTGGAAACACAACTGATTTTAAGGAAGCAAACAAAAGAATTGAATGGGGTTTAAAGAAG ATTGTTGGTGGATCTGAACATACATTACACGCAAAGCTGACATTTTCACAAGAATCGCATG GAAATATTACCAAAGATGCTGGACCTGTTAGCATGACCTTCACAATACCCatgttcaattcttcaaggctTCAG GTAAAATACTTGCATATAACAAAGAAGTCGAAGAGCTACAACCCATATCGATGGGTGAGATATGTTACACACTCAAATTCCTATGTCGCCCGGTTGTAA
- the LOC137719670 gene encoding alcohol acyltransferase 9-like: MLKSQEELPNCYYPTQPILIRPNSPTPKHCLHLSNLDDQKFLRFSIKYLYLFKKSVSLETLKHALSKVLVGYYPLAGRLRTSADHDQKLEVDCNGEGAVFAEAFMDITTQDFLELSNKPNRSWRKLLYRVEALSFLDIPPLVIQVTNLRCGGMIMCTAINHCLSDGIGTSQFLHAWAHLTGKPDLDPPIQPIHSRHVLKSRSPPKATFPHPQFTLTSNNGHVDIMSLLQSQPLIPTSLTFTHSDILHLKRQCAPSLKCSTFETLASHTWRSWIKSLNLPPSLNIKLLFSVNIRKTLNPQIPQGYYGNGFVLACAETTVKDLVGANLRHGVKLVQQAKQDINDEYVRSMIDLLEEKTLKTDLGASLVISQWAKLGLEELDFGEGKPLHMGPLTSDVYCLFLPVVGDFDSVRVLVSVPESLVEKFEYYMTEIFTAEEINGDHRANGFHAEDPMEY, from the exons ATGTTAAAATCTCAAGAAGAACTTCCAAATTGTTACTACCCAACTCAGCCAATATTAATCCGCCCAAACTCCCCAACCCCAAAGCATTGCCTCCACCTCTCAAATCTCGACGACCAGAAGTTTCTCAGATTCTCCATCAAATATCTCTACCTTTTCAAAAAATCTGTCAGCTTAGAAACCCTAAAGCATGCCCTCTCTAAAGTCCTCGTTGGCTACTACCCATTGGCTGGGAGGTTGAGGACGAGCGCTGACCATGATCAGAAGCTCGAGGTTGACTGCAATGGAGAAGGTGCTGTATTTGCCGAGGCTTTCATGGACATCACTACTCAGGATTTTCTTGAACTTTCCAACAAGCCGAACAGGTCTTGGAGGAAACTCTTATACAGGGTGGAAGCCCTCAGTTTCTTGGATATCCCTCCTCTTGTTATTCAG GTTACAAATCTCCGTTGTGGGGGAATGATCATGTGTACAGCAATCAATCACTGTTTAAGCGACGGCATAGGCACATCTCAGTTCTTACACGCGTGGGCCCACCTAACAGGCAAGCCAGATCTCGATCCACCAATCCAACCGATTCACTCTCGCCACGTGTTAAAATCACGTAGTCCCCCAAAGGCAACCTTCCCTCATCCTCAATTTACCCTAACAAGCAACAACGGCCACGTGGATATCATGAGCCTGCTCCAATCGCAGCCGCTCATCCCCACATCCTTAACCTTCACCCACTCGGACATCCTTCACCTCAAGAGACAATGCGCACCCTCGCTAAAATGCAGCACCTTCGAAACCCTAGCATCTCACACATGGCGCTCCTGGATTAAATCATTGAATCTGCCACCCTCTCTCAACATCAAGCTCCTCTTCTCGGTGAACATACGCAAAACGTTAAACCCTCAAATCCCACAGGGCTACTACGGCAACGGGTTCGTGCTAGCATGCGCCGAAACCACCGTGAAGGATCTAGTCGGTGCTAACTTGCGCCACGGTGTTAAGTTGGTTCAACAAGCTAAACAAGATATTAATGATGAGTATGTAAGGTCGATGATTGACTTATTGGAGGAGAAAACATTGAAGACGGATCTGGGCGCGAGTTTGGTTATATCGCAGTGGGCGAAGTTAGGGTTAGAGGAGTTGGATTTTGGAGAAGGGAAGCCATTGCATATGGGGCCTCTCACGAGTGATGTTTACTGCTTGTTTTTACCAGTTGTTGGAGATTTCGACTCTGTGAGAGTTCTTGTGTCCGTGCCCGAAAGCTTGGTTGAGAAATTTGAATATTACATGACAGAAATTTTTACTGCTGAAGAAATAAATGGAGATCATCGTGCTAATGGATTCCATGCAGAAGATCCAATGGAATATTAA
- the LOC137718589 gene encoding transcription factor bHLH110-like produces the protein MESANFHHQQHHQLQENLVGSSSLAATTPSCYAVGTKPAWTPTTTLSSSGNSLPNSSLDTLNSSLVPELGFHWLTNITSDHQSAHDLVYIKEELSSSSSLDHHSSFPKLTEMLTAATSSSSIDHDQYFQFIKNEQKDQMIMNDLSEKLLLKTLSSRCQMNSTINSQHHQIPPSARDHHQFYSNDHHHLLHNSNLMGVVPLAMPSRSAGHFSQIYPSINVSNLNRSLSSSTLSSSSLDMNLQAMDLLGASARFSTGDSSSFSTTPTNSHDTLGLYNERHNSFGTLEQMHQGKVSSFDNEMTEVKRPGSLIEPKATQAAAPKKSRLESRTSCPPFKVRKEKLGDRIAALQQLVAPFGKTDTASVLMEAIGYIKFLQNQVETLSVPYMKSSRNKTSKTILQGGMAEINGNGETKRDLISRGLCLVPLSCMSYVTGDVGSGGGSGGGSFWPTPNFGGGT, from the exons ATGGAGTCTGCAAATTTCCATCACCAACAACATCATCAGCTCCAAGAGAATCTTGTTGGGTCTTCTTCTTTAGCAGCTACTACCCCATCTTGCTATGCAGTTGGAACCAAGCCTGCTTGGACCCCTACTACCACTTT GAGCAGTAGTGGTAACTCATTACCAAATTCAAGCTTGGATACCCTCAACAGTTCCCTGGTTCCGGAATTGGGTTTTCACTGGCTTACTAATATTACTAGTGATCATCAATCTGCCCATGACCTTGTTTACATTAAAGAAGAGCTctcatcatcatcctcattaGATCATCACAGTTCCTTCCCAAAATTAACAGAAATGCTGACGGCGGCCACGTCGAGCAGTAGCATTGATCATGACCAATATTTCCAATTCAttaaaaatgagcaaaaagatCAAATGATCATGAATGATCTCAGTGAGAAGCTCTTGCTCAAGACATTGTCTTCTAGATGCCAAATGAATAGTACTATTAATTCTCAGCATCATCAAATTCCACCATCAGCTAGAGATCACCATCAATTTTACTCAAATGATCATCATCATCTACTCCACAACTCTAATTTAATGGGAGTTGTGCCGTTGGCGATGCCTAGCAGATCAGCGGGGCACTTCAGCCAAATCTATCCGAGCATCAACGTTTCCAACTTGAACCGGTCGTTATCTTCGTCTACACTCTCGAGCTCTAGTTTGGACATGAACTTGCAGGCCATGGATCTATTAGGTGCTTCTGCAAGATTTAGTACTGGGGATAGTAGTAGTTTTAGTACTACGCCTACTAATTCACATGATACTCTTGGCTTATACAATGAAAGGCATAACTCGTTTGGTACTCTTGAACAGATGCACCAAGGAAAG gtATCGTCTTTCGACAATGAAATGACAGAAGTGAAGAGACCCGGCAGTTTGATTGAGCCAAAAGCAACTCAAGCAGCCGCACCAAAGAAATCGCGACTGGAGTCGCGCACTTCATGCCCACCCTTTAAG GTTAGGAAGGAAAAATTAGGAGATAGGATCGCAGCTCTTCAGCAATTGGTAGCACCCTTCGGCAAG ACAGACACAGCATCTGTACTAATGGAGGCTATCGGATACATCAAATTCCTTCAAAACCAGGTCGAG ACATTAAGCGTCCCATACATGAAGTCGTCACGCAATAAGACCTCTAAAACAATATTACAAGGG GGCATGGCGGAGATCAATGGAAATGGAGAGACAAAGCGAGATCTCATAAGTAGAGGGCTCTGCCTCGTGCCATTGTCATGCATGTCTTATGTGACTGGTGATGTCGGCAGTGGTGGTGGCAGTGGCGGTGGTAGCTTTTGGCCAACTCCTAACTTTGGTGGAGGGACTTAA
- the LOC137738837 gene encoding bifunctional nuclease 1-like isoform X1, translating to MMVTLQGPVICPTVRAKQSGFDTLPVVGPLVKARLGFRGISGSITKAGFSSRSRNARKCSRVHCIFSSSSDGNGSMAENFNENDEDYVNSSVLEAVEVKSGIDGFMIRMRDGRHMRCVHNNPQGGHLPDYAPHPAIVLKMEDGTGLLLPIIVLEMPSVLLMAAVRNVPIARPTMYQVVREMIDKMGYEVRLVRVTKRVHEAYFAQLYLRKAGSETECVSFDLRPSDAINIAVRCKVPIQVNKYLAYSDGMRVIESGKFSTQGPASDGLLFTELDRPNGQPCVETKEFNLVRNMLIAAVEERYRDAAQWRDKLLQLRARKNLA from the exons ATGATGGTGACTTTGCAAGGGCCGGTAATTTGCCCCACCGTTCGCGCAAAACAATCGGGGTTTGACACTCTGCCTGTGGTAGGCCCTTTGGTGAAGGCTAGGCTTGGATTCAGAGGGATCAGCGGCAGCATCACGAAGGCGGGTTTTTCTTCTCGCTCTCGAAATGCTAGAAAATGCTCACGAGTGCATTGCATTTTCAGTTCGTCGTCGGATGGCAACGGAAGCATGGCGGAGAATTTCAATGAAAATGATGAAGATTATGTCAACTCTAGCGTACTCGAAGCCG TCGAGGTGAAGAGCGGAATTGATGGATTCATGATCAGAATGCGGGATGGTAGGCACATGAGGTGTGTCCATAACAATCCTCAGGGGGGCCATCTCCCCGATTATGCTCCGCATCCTGCAATTGTATTGAAGATGGAAGACGGGACCGGTCTTCTTCTCCCAATAATTGTTT TGGAGATGCCTAGTGTGTTGCTCATGGCAGCGGTCCGCAATGTTCCTATT GCTAGGCCAACTATGTATCAAGTGGTGAGGGAGATGATTGACAAGATGGGTTATGAG GTACGACTTGTCAGAGTCACCAAGAGAGTGCATGAGGCGTATTTTGCTCAGTTATACCTCAGAAAG GCAGGTAGTGAGACAGAATGTGTCAGCTTCGACCTTCGGCCTTCAGATGCCATCAACATTGCTGTACGATGCAAG GTTCCCATACAGGTCAACAAGTACCTGGCATACAGTGATGGAATGAGAGTTATTGAATCTGGAAAGTTCTCGACTCAGGGCCCTGCTTCAGATGGATTATTATTTACTGAACTGGATCG GCCAAATGGTCAACCATGTGTTGAAACGAAGGAGTTTAATCTCGTGCGCAACATGCTTATTGCTGCAGTTGAGGAACGCTATAGAGATGCTG CTCAGTGGAGGGACAAGCTCCTCCAACTTCGTGCTAGAAAGAACTTGGCATGA
- the LOC137738837 gene encoding bifunctional nuclease 1-like isoform X2, which produces MMVTLQGPVICPTVRAKQSGFDTLPVVGPLVKAGFSSRSRNARKCSRVHCIFSSSSDGNGSMAENFNENDEDYVNSSVLEAVEVKSGIDGFMIRMRDGRHMRCVHNNPQGGHLPDYAPHPAIVLKMEDGTGLLLPIIVLEMPSVLLMAAVRNVPIARPTMYQVVREMIDKMGYEVRLVRVTKRVHEAYFAQLYLRKAGSETECVSFDLRPSDAINIAVRCKVPIQVNKYLAYSDGMRVIESGKFSTQGPASDGLLFTELDRPNGQPCVETKEFNLVRNMLIAAVEERYRDAAQWRDKLLQLRARKNLA; this is translated from the exons ATGATGGTGACTTTGCAAGGGCCGGTAATTTGCCCCACCGTTCGCGCAAAACAATCGGGGTTTGACACTCTGCCTGTGGTAGGCCCTTTGGTGAAG GCGGGTTTTTCTTCTCGCTCTCGAAATGCTAGAAAATGCTCACGAGTGCATTGCATTTTCAGTTCGTCGTCGGATGGCAACGGAAGCATGGCGGAGAATTTCAATGAAAATGATGAAGATTATGTCAACTCTAGCGTACTCGAAGCCG TCGAGGTGAAGAGCGGAATTGATGGATTCATGATCAGAATGCGGGATGGTAGGCACATGAGGTGTGTCCATAACAATCCTCAGGGGGGCCATCTCCCCGATTATGCTCCGCATCCTGCAATTGTATTGAAGATGGAAGACGGGACCGGTCTTCTTCTCCCAATAATTGTTT TGGAGATGCCTAGTGTGTTGCTCATGGCAGCGGTCCGCAATGTTCCTATT GCTAGGCCAACTATGTATCAAGTGGTGAGGGAGATGATTGACAAGATGGGTTATGAG GTACGACTTGTCAGAGTCACCAAGAGAGTGCATGAGGCGTATTTTGCTCAGTTATACCTCAGAAAG GCAGGTAGTGAGACAGAATGTGTCAGCTTCGACCTTCGGCCTTCAGATGCCATCAACATTGCTGTACGATGCAAG GTTCCCATACAGGTCAACAAGTACCTGGCATACAGTGATGGAATGAGAGTTATTGAATCTGGAAAGTTCTCGACTCAGGGCCCTGCTTCAGATGGATTATTATTTACTGAACTGGATCG GCCAAATGGTCAACCATGTGTTGAAACGAAGGAGTTTAATCTCGTGCGCAACATGCTTATTGCTGCAGTTGAGGAACGCTATAGAGATGCTG CTCAGTGGAGGGACAAGCTCCTCCAACTTCGTGCTAGAAAGAACTTGGCATGA